A genomic window from candidate division KSB1 bacterium includes:
- a CDS encoding Gfo/Idh/MocA family oxidoreductase, with protein sequence MNRREFLGIGLRAAAAPYILPAAVLGREGMPAPSDRITIGCIGVGWQGTSNMEEFLEQKDCRVVAVCDVDKKHLANAQALVNRAYGNHDCRAYHDFRELLARPDIDAVMLALPDHWHALIAVAAAKAGKDIYGEKPLSHNLKEGRAIVEAVERNGRIWQTGSWQRSEANFRFACELVRNGRIGRVHTVEVGLPGGHTDFAGTFGRQKLEPPPPELDYEFWLGPAPYAPYAVERVHKNWRWHLDYGGGQLMDWVGHHNDIAHWGLNLDRSGPIEVEGVGEYPKDGFRNTATRYRIVCKYAEGVEIILAGGYPEIAFGTKWIGDLGWVYVSRGGVIKTQPASLLREQFGPEEVHLYRSPGHFRNFLDCVKSRQETLTPAETAHRAATPGHLGQIAMLLGRKIHFNPQTEEIIGDETASRMLSRPYRAPWSL encoded by the coding sequence TTGAACCGAAGAGAATTTCTCGGCATCGGTCTCCGCGCAGCGGCGGCGCCTTACATTTTGCCTGCAGCCGTCTTGGGAAGAGAGGGCATGCCGGCGCCCAGCGATAGGATCACCATCGGCTGCATCGGCGTCGGTTGGCAAGGAACTTCCAACATGGAAGAGTTCCTGGAACAGAAGGACTGTCGGGTGGTGGCGGTCTGCGATGTTGATAAAAAGCATTTGGCGAATGCCCAGGCGCTCGTCAACCGCGCCTACGGCAATCACGACTGCCGCGCTTATCACGACTTTCGCGAGCTGTTGGCGCGGCCGGATATCGATGCGGTCATGCTGGCGCTGCCCGACCACTGGCACGCGCTCATCGCCGTAGCGGCGGCCAAAGCCGGTAAAGACATCTATGGCGAAAAGCCGCTTTCGCACAATCTCAAAGAAGGACGCGCCATCGTCGAAGCGGTCGAGCGGAACGGCCGCATTTGGCAGACCGGTTCCTGGCAGCGCTCCGAGGCCAATTTCCGCTTTGCCTGCGAGCTGGTGCGCAACGGCCGCATCGGTCGCGTGCACACCGTAGAGGTGGGTCTGCCGGGCGGACACACCGACTTTGCCGGAACCTTCGGCAGGCAAAAACTCGAACCGCCGCCGCCGGAACTCGACTATGAGTTCTGGCTCGGTCCGGCTCCCTACGCACCCTATGCCGTGGAGCGCGTGCACAAAAACTGGCGCTGGCATCTCGATTACGGCGGCGGTCAGCTCATGGATTGGGTGGGACATCACAACGACATAGCCCATTGGGGATTGAATCTCGACCGCAGCGGGCCGATCGAAGTCGAGGGCGTAGGCGAATATCCCAAGGACGGCTTTCGCAATACGGCCACCCGCTACCGCATCGTCTGCAAATATGCCGAGGGGGTGGAAATTATTCTGGCTGGCGGATATCCGGAAATTGCTTTCGGCACCAAGTGGATCGGCGATTTGGGCTGGGTTTATGTCAGCCGCGGCGGCGTCATCAAAACGCAGCCCGCTTCGCTTCTGCGCGAACAATTCGGACCGGAAGAAGTGCATCTCTATCGTTCGCCCGGACATTTTCGAAACTTTTTGGACTGCGTCAAATCGCGGCAGGAGACGTTGACTCCGGCCGAAACGGCCCATCGCGCCGCCACGCCCGGTCACTTGGGACAAATCGCCATGCTGTTGGGACGAAAAATTCATTTCAATCCGCAAACAGAGGAAATAATCGGCGATGAAACGGCCTCGCGCATGTTGAGTCGCCCCTATCGTGCGCCGTGGAGCCTTTAG